A stretch of Bacteroidales bacterium DNA encodes these proteins:
- a CDS encoding SDR family NAD(P)-dependent oxidoreductase has translation MSRIALITGATAGIGRATALKLAENGWSVIITGRRSERLESLKEAIEKNYSAQAYILSFDIRDKHEVFNSIDSLPEKWKNIRVLINNAGLAAGLSHIQEGEIDDWERMIDTNVKGLLYITRKIAPRMIEQGSGHILNVASIAGHEVYEKGNVYCASKHAVEALSKAMRIDMLKDKIKVTNISPGMVETEFSLVRFKGDEEKAKKAYKGFTPLTGDDVAEVILFAVNQPKHVNLNNIEITATDQANSFYKDVR, from the coding sequence ATGAGCAGGATAGCACTAATTACAGGAGCCACAGCAGGAATAGGCCGTGCCACAGCGCTGAAGCTGGCTGAAAATGGGTGGAGTGTAATCATTACAGGAAGAAGGAGTGAAAGGCTTGAAAGCCTCAAAGAAGCCATAGAAAAAAACTACTCCGCCCAGGCGTATATTCTGAGCTTTGACATAAGAGACAAACATGAGGTGTTTAACTCAATTGACAGCCTCCCCGAGAAGTGGAAAAACATCCGGGTGTTGATCAACAATGCAGGACTGGCTGCGGGATTGAGTCATATACAGGAGGGTGAGATTGATGACTGGGAACGGATGATCGACACCAATGTTAAGGGGCTTCTCTACATCACGCGAAAGATTGCTCCGCGGATGATCGAACAAGGTTCCGGGCACATTCTGAATGTTGCTTCCATAGCGGGTCATGAAGTTTATGAAAAAGGCAATGTGTATTGTGCCTCAAAACACGCAGTAGAAGCCCTTTCAAAAGCCATGCGGATAGACATGCTGAAGGATAAGATCAAGGTTACCAATATTTCGCCGGGCATGGTAGAAACCGAGTTCTCTCTGGTTAGGTTTAAAGGAGATGAAGAGAAAGCAAAAAAAGCCTACAAGGGCTTTACTCCATTGACCGGCGATGATGTGGCCGAAGTGATACTATTTGCAGTCAATCAGCCCAAACATGTGAATCTGAATAATATTGAAATAACGGCTACGGATCAGGCCAACTCATTTTATAAGGACGTTCGTTAA